A single Pedobacter sp. PACM 27299 DNA region contains:
- a CDS encoding sensor histidine kinase: MDFTFNAYSYFLIFFGAVTLFLSWYAYRKDHGAVRLFGLVMLSYAIWSLGYGFELATSDLKTAKFFIDIEYIGITTVPLYWLLFCLKLSGKEYWYKRTLNLSLLVSVTSITTLLVWTNDLHHLHYKNYFMDTSGPFPMVSIKPGISYKIFTAYFYLLLGIGSYLLIATFRKADPIYKRQNYSIIIAALIPWVTNIAYVFGFRPVENLDLTPFAFGGTIAFVALAAYRYKLFDVLPVAREKVLDLIQDGFVVIDKQYRIIDYNQALRKYLEEPNSKKIIGSSIESLFPEQDNFFEFLRKHQSGKVELSVESPLGVHDLEADIIYLDDNQLSNVATVIKFQDLTHFKQEALRSQQQTEELKKLNQLKDRIFSIIAHDLRGPLVNLSEVLKMISNDQITIEEFKMLSPTLNKDILYTTELLENILHWSRSQLKGYGLNKEYFDLRSMIINEVNYHLPSAESKNVKMIQDVFPGIMVYADMLMIQIVVRNLLSNAIKFCYEGCEIDISSVYTKGQMMLTIHDNGVGIKEETVKKLFSGENMSTRGTLNEKGTGLGLVVCREFMERNDGTISVESELGVGTRFNLFIPVAPPKDDLNNKQMK; this comes from the coding sequence ATGGATTTTACATTTAATGCATACTCTTATTTTTTGATCTTTTTTGGGGCGGTCACGCTTTTCTTATCCTGGTATGCATACCGCAAAGACCATGGCGCAGTTAGACTTTTCGGCCTGGTGATGCTGTCTTATGCCATCTGGTCTTTAGGATATGGATTTGAACTCGCTACCAGCGATTTAAAAACAGCAAAATTTTTCATAGACATTGAATATATCGGCATTACTACAGTTCCACTTTACTGGCTGCTGTTCTGCTTGAAACTATCCGGAAAAGAGTACTGGTATAAGCGAACTTTGAACTTGTCTTTATTGGTCAGCGTCACTTCAATTACCACCCTTCTGGTTTGGACCAATGACCTTCATCACCTGCATTATAAAAATTATTTCATGGACACCAGCGGTCCATTTCCTATGGTTTCCATCAAACCTGGCATCTCGTATAAAATATTTACCGCTTACTTTTATCTGTTACTGGGCATTGGCAGTTACCTGCTGATTGCCACATTTCGCAAGGCTGATCCCATCTATAAAAGGCAGAATTACAGCATTATCATTGCTGCGCTCATCCCCTGGGTGACTAATATCGCCTATGTTTTTGGCTTCCGCCCTGTCGAAAATCTAGACCTTACCCCTTTTGCTTTTGGAGGAACCATCGCTTTTGTGGCACTCGCTGCTTACCGGTACAAACTTTTTGATGTATTGCCTGTGGCCAGAGAAAAGGTGCTGGACTTGATACAGGATGGCTTTGTCGTGATTGATAAACAGTACAGGATTATTGATTATAATCAGGCTTTAAGAAAATATCTTGAGGAACCTAACAGTAAAAAAATCATTGGTTCCAGCATTGAATCCCTGTTTCCGGAACAGGATAATTTCTTTGAATTTTTAAGGAAACATCAATCAGGGAAGGTAGAACTCAGTGTGGAAAGCCCATTGGGTGTCCATGACCTGGAGGCCGATATTATTTACCTGGACGACAATCAGCTGAGCAATGTGGCTACCGTGATTAAATTTCAGGACCTGACCCATTTTAAACAGGAGGCACTCCGCTCTCAGCAGCAAACCGAAGAGCTTAAAAAGCTAAATCAGCTAAAAGACCGGATTTTCTCTATCATTGCGCATGACCTTCGTGGCCCTTTGGTGAATCTTTCCGAAGTACTCAAAATGATTTCTAATGATCAGATTACGATTGAGGAGTTTAAAATGTTATCACCGACCTTAAACAAGGACATCTTATACACCACAGAACTGCTGGAAAATATTTTACACTGGTCCAGAAGCCAATTAAAAGGATACGGACTGAATAAAGAGTATTTCGATTTGAGGAGTATGATCATCAATGAAGTAAATTACCATTTACCTTCTGCTGAATCAAAAAATGTGAAGATGATACAGGATGTGTTTCCAGGAATTATGGTATATGCAGATATGCTGATGATTCAGATTGTGGTGCGCAATTTACTGAGCAATGCTATAAAATTCTGTTACGAGGGCTGTGAGATCGATATATCCTCCGTTTATACAAAAGGTCAGATGATGCTGACGATTCATGACAATGGGGTTGGTATCAAAGAAGAAACTGTGAAAAAGTTATTTAGCGGAGAGAACATGTCTACGCGAGGAACTTTAAACGAAAAAGGAACAGGACTTGGATTGGTGGTATGCAGGGAATTTATGGAGCGTAATGACGGAACGATTAGCGTCGAAAGTGAATTGGGTGTAGGAACGCGATTCAATTTATTTATCCCCGTTGCCCCGCCAAAAGATGATTTGAACAATAAACAAATGAAATAA
- a CDS encoding porin family protein, with the protein MKKIILSALFICSSMMAFSQILPSFQFGLKGGVNMTKFSTEGTFKSENRAGYYGGIWARIGAAGIHLQPEMYISGKNTTLKDANGFENKVDFTSLDIPVLVGTKIGAAGVGIRLNTGPVVSFVLSKDQSIKDATTQVFKGNFKDQNFAWQFGAGLDVSKLGIDLRYEQGLSKIGKDDYSNAKKLGLFTLGLAYRLF; encoded by the coding sequence ATGAAAAAAATAATCTTATCTGCGTTATTCATCTGTTCGAGCATGATGGCGTTTAGTCAGATCTTACCTAGCTTTCAATTCGGATTAAAAGGTGGTGTCAATATGACCAAGTTCAGCACAGAAGGTACTTTTAAAAGTGAAAATAGAGCAGGATATTATGGTGGTATTTGGGCGCGTATTGGCGCAGCTGGAATTCACTTACAGCCGGAGATGTATATTTCAGGTAAAAACACAACTTTAAAAGATGCCAATGGCTTTGAGAATAAAGTAGATTTTACAAGTTTGGATATTCCTGTATTAGTAGGTACAAAAATCGGTGCAGCCGGAGTGGGAATTCGTTTAAACACTGGTCCAGTGGTTTCTTTTGTATTGAGCAAAGATCAATCCATTAAAGATGCTACTACTCAGGTATTCAAAGGAAACTTTAAAGATCAGAATTTTGCATGGCAGTTTGGTGCAGGACTGGATGTCAGTAAATTAGGAATCGACTTAAGATATGAACAAGGTTTGTCCAAAATTGGCAAAGATGATTACAGTAATGCAAAAAAACTAGGCTTATTCACGCTAGGACTGGCTTACCGTTTGTTCTAA
- the hppD gene encoding 4-hydroxyphenylpyruvate dioxygenase, with protein MSTQTFAEKIAKAPDFLPINGTDYIEFYVGNAKQAAHYYKTAFGFQSLAYAGPETGVRDRASYVLQQGKIRLVLTTALKSESPIAEHVKKHGDGVKVLALWVDDAYSAFEETTKRGAKPYLEPVTLTDESGEVRMSGIYTYGETIHMFVERKNYNGTFMPGYRVWSSDYAPKEAGLLYIDHCVGNVGWNRMNETVQWYEDVMGFVNILSFDDKQINTEYSALMSKVMSNGNGFSKFPINEPAEGKKKSQIEEYLEFYEGEGVQHIAVATKDILSTVKDLKARGVEFLSAPPEAYYSMMPNRVGQIDEEIAQLKELGILVDCDEEGYLLQIFTKPVEDRPTLFFEIIQRKGAQSFGAGNFKALFESLEREQELRGNL; from the coding sequence ATGAGTACACAAACATTTGCAGAAAAGATCGCTAAAGCGCCGGATTTTCTTCCAATAAATGGAACGGATTACATAGAATTCTATGTAGGCAATGCAAAACAAGCTGCACATTACTATAAAACAGCGTTTGGTTTTCAATCGCTGGCTTATGCAGGACCAGAAACAGGTGTACGCGACCGCGCTTCCTATGTGCTACAGCAGGGAAAGATCAGATTGGTACTGACCACTGCTTTGAAGTCGGAAAGTCCGATTGCAGAACATGTGAAAAAGCACGGTGATGGCGTAAAAGTATTGGCTTTATGGGTGGATGATGCTTATAGCGCGTTTGAAGAAACGACTAAACGCGGTGCAAAACCATACCTGGAACCGGTGACGCTAACCGATGAATCTGGAGAGGTACGTATGTCGGGGATTTATACTTATGGTGAAACCATCCACATGTTTGTGGAACGTAAAAACTATAACGGCACATTCATGCCGGGTTACCGCGTCTGGAGCAGCGATTATGCGCCTAAAGAAGCAGGATTACTGTACATTGACCATTGCGTAGGCAATGTGGGCTGGAACAGAATGAATGAGACGGTACAATGGTATGAAGATGTGATGGGATTTGTGAACATCTTATCCTTTGATGATAAGCAGATCAATACTGAATATTCTGCACTGATGAGCAAGGTGATGAGCAATGGGAATGGTTTTTCCAAATTCCCGATCAATGAGCCTGCAGAAGGAAAGAAGAAATCACAGATTGAAGAATATTTAGAATTTTATGAAGGCGAAGGGGTGCAGCACATTGCGGTAGCTACAAAAGATATTTTGTCTACGGTAAAGGACTTAAAAGCTCGAGGGGTTGAGTTTTTAAGTGCACCCCCTGAAGCCTATTATAGCATGATGCCAAACCGCGTGGGTCAGATTGACGAGGAGATTGCACAGTTAAAAGAGCTGGGAATCCTGGTAGACTGCGACGAGGAGGGTTATCTGTTACAGATTTTCACTAAACCGGTAGAAGACCGACCAACTTTATTCTTTGAAATTATCCAAAGAAAAGGCGCACAATCCTTTGGTGCCGGCAATTTTAAAGCCTTATTCGAATCTTTGGAAAGGGAGCAGGAACTGAGGGGTAATTTATAA
- a CDS encoding riboflavin synthase: MFTGIIETLGEITAIKEEGTNLHFTVQSQLSNELKIDQSVSHNGVCLTVVALTENTHTVTAIQETLEKSSLAHLKIGSKVNLERCMQMNGRLDGHIVQGHVDQTATCVKREELDGSWEYRFKYEAQNGNVTVEKGSVCVNGISLTVVGSADDEFSVFIIPYTFEHTNLHQVDVGDTVNLEFDIIGKYVARLVGRTSLPL, encoded by the coding sequence ATGTTTACAGGAATTATTGAAACATTAGGAGAAATTACAGCGATTAAAGAAGAAGGTACTAATCTTCATTTTACCGTTCAATCGCAATTGAGTAACGAATTAAAGATCGATCAAAGCGTGTCCCACAACGGGGTATGCTTAACGGTAGTGGCTTTAACAGAAAACACACATACCGTAACGGCTATTCAGGAAACTCTGGAAAAGAGCAGCCTGGCTCATTTAAAAATTGGTAGTAAAGTGAATCTGGAGCGTTGTATGCAGATGAACGGACGCCTGGACGGACATATTGTACAAGGTCACGTAGACCAGACCGCTACCTGTGTAAAAAGAGAAGAATTAGATGGCAGCTGGGAATACCGCTTTAAATATGAGGCACAAAATGGAAATGTGACCGTAGAAAAAGGCTCAGTTTGTGTAAACGGAATCAGTTTAACGGTCGTAGGCTCAGCAGATGATGAGTTTTCTGTTTTTATCATTCCTTATACTTTCGAGCATACCAATCTTCATCAGGTGGACGTTGGAGATACCGTAAACCTTGAATTTGACATCATCGGTAAGTATGTAGCCCGTTTAGTTGGCCGTACGTCATTACCGCTTTAG
- a CDS encoding YihY/virulence factor BrkB family protein, translated as MDINIIGSISLFFTRFSAAFKLFQKNDPLRLAGATAFFANFALPPILIILIRLFGFFTDRKTLANTLFERLGTVLDDSSTTQIKQVLRNIRGVDHQWYATVLSFIFFLFVATTLFAVIKNSMDQIWSIGIKEKMGFYFKMKLRARSFVIILLAGLLFFVGIMTDSMQAIIGTYVNNAAPTFGRFFLLVLNQILFIIIVTTWFSVLFKYLTNGRPRWRSAIHGGILTGILFTIGKSILRIMLPLSGIGNIYGTSGSIVLIMLFVFYSSFIFYFGACYVKVLSDDKNRPIRPIKGAFNYEIKEVVKGT; from the coding sequence ATGGACATTAACATCATCGGAAGCATTTCATTATTCTTTACACGCTTTAGTGCGGCATTTAAATTATTCCAAAAGAATGATCCACTGCGACTTGCCGGGGCTACTGCTTTTTTTGCCAACTTCGCCTTACCTCCTATTCTAATCATCTTAATCCGCTTATTTGGATTTTTCACGGACAGGAAAACCCTGGCTAATACTTTGTTTGAACGATTAGGTACTGTATTGGACGACAGCAGTACGACTCAAATTAAACAGGTGCTGCGAAATATCAGAGGTGTAGACCACCAATGGTATGCAACTGTGTTGAGTTTTATATTTTTCTTATTTGTAGCCACGACCCTTTTTGCAGTGATCAAAAACTCCATGGATCAAATCTGGTCTATTGGGATTAAAGAGAAAATGGGGTTCTACTTCAAGATGAAGCTTCGGGCGCGTTCATTTGTGATCATTTTACTGGCAGGACTGTTATTTTTTGTCGGGATCATGACAGACAGTATGCAGGCTATCATTGGCACGTATGTGAACAATGCTGCGCCAACTTTTGGAAGATTTTTCCTATTGGTTTTAAACCAGATCTTATTTATTATCATTGTGACGACCTGGTTTTCGGTCTTATTTAAGTACTTAACCAATGGACGTCCACGATGGAGATCTGCGATCCATGGCGGGATCCTTACGGGGATTCTCTTTACCATTGGAAAGTCTATTCTTAGAATTATGCTGCCACTGAGCGGCATTGGCAACATTTATGGCACTTCAGGCTCTATTGTCCTGATCATGCTATTTGTTTTCTATTCCTCCTTCATTTTTTACTTCGGAGCTTGTTATGTAAAAGTGCTGAGTGACGACAAAAACCGTCCTATACGCCCTATAAAGGGCGCATTCAACTATGAAATAAAGGAAGTAGTGAAGGGTACTTAA
- a CDS encoding tetratricopeptide repeat protein: MKKFLFSLLILSCTAIVNAQTNPVLDKEKLLDFFQSQRYLDAAQYLQSIYKEDTKDPKAISQLAYAYLMAGKLTEAEKNYLKLYAEKPDDIPGLFNLANINLRRGNNSKAKEYISHIITLDSNNFNAYKQIGRIEKEQGDLIPMIDHYKKANQLNPEDADVAYELSELYFKMNYFEKALSVLEPALAADSSNLQLLKMKMPATIASKKYKEAIQTGEKLMSYGDSSSFVLNNIAKSYFLLLNYQKALNYFLMVNSKSEDAEGLLYNISLSYRGIKDYQNAVKYLEKTVKAAISPKTSSYYGLLGDSYENLDKNDQAITTYKRGLLFENNGSLYYNIALVYETKLNDKKNAISYYQQYLKTINTAEQPKLIVFIKNKIEELKR, translated from the coding sequence ATGAAAAAATTCCTCTTTTCCCTCTTGATATTGAGCTGTACCGCTATTGTAAATGCACAAACCAACCCTGTTTTAGATAAAGAGAAATTACTGGATTTTTTTCAATCTCAGCGGTACCTGGATGCTGCTCAATACTTGCAGAGCATTTATAAGGAGGATACAAAAGACCCAAAAGCGATTTCACAATTGGCTTATGCCTATTTAATGGCGGGTAAACTTACAGAAGCAGAAAAAAACTACCTGAAGCTTTATGCAGAAAAGCCCGATGATATTCCAGGCTTATTTAACCTGGCCAATATCAATTTAAGAAGGGGCAATAACAGTAAGGCGAAGGAATATATCAGCCATATCATTACCCTGGACAGCAATAATTTCAATGCTTACAAGCAGATCGGACGTATAGAAAAAGAGCAGGGAGACCTGATTCCTATGATTGACCATTATAAAAAGGCCAATCAGCTGAATCCGGAAGATGCTGATGTCGCTTATGAGTTAAGTGAGCTTTACTTCAAGATGAACTATTTTGAGAAGGCATTAAGTGTGCTGGAGCCCGCATTGGCTGCCGACAGCAGCAATCTACAGTTGCTAAAGATGAAAATGCCGGCAACAATAGCTTCTAAAAAATATAAGGAGGCCATTCAGACCGGCGAGAAGTTAATGAGTTATGGAGACAGTTCCAGCTTCGTACTGAACAATATTGCGAAGAGCTATTTCTTATTGCTGAACTATCAAAAAGCGCTGAATTACTTTCTAATGGTCAACAGTAAAAGCGAAGATGCAGAGGGACTTTTGTACAACATTTCCTTGAGTTACCGGGGAATTAAGGACTACCAGAATGCCGTTAAATATCTGGAAAAAACGGTGAAAGCCGCCATTTCCCCTAAAACGTCCAGTTATTATGGTTTATTGGGGGACTCTTATGAGAATCTTGATAAAAACGATCAGGCCATCACTACTTACAAGCGGGGCTTGTTATTTGAGAACAATGGCAGTTTATATTATAACATCGCATTGGTTTATGAAACCAAGCTTAATGACAAGAAAAATGCCATCAGTTATTACCAGCAATACCTGAAAACGATAAACACTGCTGAACAGCCCAAGCTGATCGTTTTTATAAAGAATAAAATTGAAGAACTAAAGCGGTAA